In Candidatus Bathyarchaeia archaeon, the genomic stretch CCCCTTCGGGGAACGATGGCGTCTATTTCGTCGAAAAATATGATCGAGGGCGCTGCTGTCCTTCCCTTTCTAAAAACCTCTCTCACAGCCTTTTCAGACTCCCCAACCCATTTACTGAAGATTTCGGGGCCTTTAATGGAGATGAAGTTCGCCTCGCTCTCTGTGGCTATGGCACGGGCTAGGAGGGTTTTACCGCATCCCGGGGGCCCATAAAGCAAGATGCCTTTAGGCGGGGTGATTCCCAGCCTTTTGAAGGCCTCAGGCTTTTTTATGGGAAGCTCTACCGCTTCCCTTAACTCCTGTTTAACCTCTTCTAACCCGCCTACATCCGTCCACTTCACTGAGGGCACCTCTACATATACCTCCCTCATGGCTGTGGGCGTTACATCCCTGTAGGCGGCGGTGAAGTCACTCATCTTCACAACCATCTTCTCCAGTATTGGGGGTGGAATCCTCTCCTCCTCAAGGTTTATTTCGGGCAGGTATCTTCTCAACGCCTTCATGGCGGCCTCTCTGCACAGGGCGGCGAGATCAGCGCCCGTGTAGCCATGGGTGATTTCTGACAGTTTCTTCAGGTCAACGTCGCCGTTCAGCGGCATGCTGCGAGTGTGAATTTGAAGGATTTCATATCTGCCTTGCTTGTCTGGTACGCCTATCTCAATTTCCCTGTCAAACCTGCCTGGCCTTCTTAAAGCGGGATCGATGGCGTTTGGCCTGTTTGTGGCGCCTATCACGATGATGTTTCCCCTAGAGCCGATCCCATCCATCAACGAGAGAAGCTGCGCCACAACCCTCCTCTCAACTTCTCCAGTGACCTCTTCCCTCTTGGGGGCTATGGCGTCCATTTCATCTATGAAGATTATGCTGGGAGCGGTTTCCTGAGCCTTCTGGAATATTTCCCTCAACCTAGCCTCGGATTCACCGTAGAATTTAGACATGATTTCAGGTCCTGAGATCACGTAGAAGTTTGCGTCGGACTCATTGGCTACGGCTTTGGCCAGCAAGGTTTTACCGCACCCCGGCGGACCGAACAGGAATACCCCCCTCGGCGGCTCTATTCCAAGCCTCTGGAATAATTCAGGATGCCTTAAGGGAAGCTCAACCATCTCCCTTATTCTCTGAATCTCCTCCCTTAAACCCCCTATATCCTCATATGTGACCATGGGTATTCCTTTCTTCTCAGGAGTCGGCTCAGATAGGACCTGAATCTTCGTGTTTGAGCCGATTTTAATGGGGCCCCTAGGCCTAGCCCTCACCACAATTAAGGGTATGGCGCTTCCGAAAATGGACAGCATGGCCATGTCCCCTTCGACGAAGGGCATGTCCATGAACCTTCTATGCACAAAGCTGATGAACTCGTCATCAACATTCAATCTTACATCGGTGGGGGCGAAGGTTATTGATAGGGCCTCGGAAACATCAGCCTTTCTAACGGTTACATACTCGTTTAAGGCTACTCCAGCGTTTCTCCTCAAAAGGCCGTCCATGCGTATGATTTCTTGATCCTGATCTTCAGCGTAGGCTGGCCATGCTATGGCCACCGTCTTTTTCTTGCCCCGCACTTCAACGAAGTCCCCCGCGTTTATCAAAAGCTTCTTCATCGTCGCGGCGTCTATCCTAACCTTACCATGCCCCACATCCCTTTGCTTAGCGTCGGCTACCCTTAACTGAACCTCTTTACTCATGAGTTTCCCCTTTTACTATCAGGTTTAGAATGGTCGAGTTTACCTTCATTTTCCCATTACAGTACGGTGATTGATGAGAACGCTTTCAAAGGTATACGCTTTTTAATCTATTTTATAAGTTTTACGAGTAAGCTTCCTTTAAAGCCTTGTCATGTTTACGATTTGAACCTCCCCTACATCCCTTATGGACCTGAGGAGGCTTTCAACTCTTTCTATTATGTCGCTTTCATCCTCAGGCGTTATGATGTGGGCTATTAAAGCCGTTAACCCGAACGCGATCGGCTCCTCAGCGACCTTAAACAGCTTAACCGTCGGAGGTAGTGCCTTCTTCACGTTTTCCTTCAACTCCTCTAGGTTGACTTCTACATCTGATGGAAGTATCTTGATCGATGTTAACATCTCACCCATGGCTTTTCTCCTCACGGCCCCGTAAAACCGCATTTAGGACACTTGTAAGGTCTTCCAAAGCTTCGACATTTCTCGCATCGCCATATGACTACCTCGCCGCAGGATGGACAGGGGAACTTCACAGCCTCTTCATCCGGTAAGATTAAACGCCCACACCAATTGCACGCTGGCATTCTCACGGTTTTCGCTTCACTCACCTGTACGTCCCTCCATACTGCGTCGACGGGACCTCGTATTTAAACATACTTTATAAACCCCACGCGAATATAAAACGTGAAGCTTTCAGGGTTGTCGCCGGAAATGCGAAGCCTATATCTTAATGAAAGCGTTTTCGTCCGGGCGTTGACGCTGTGGGCGACGGGTGTGGCTTTGATGGCCGCTCTATGGGCCGTGAGCTATAGGGATGCGCCTGAGGGTTTTCTCCACAACAAGTTCATCGTGAGCGCCTTGGATTTCACTCAGCCCAGCAAAATCTACGTTTTCCTGAAAATTATAGGGTATAACTTGGTATTCGCATGCGCGCCAATCGTGATCGCCAACCTGATCAGCGTTAAATGGCTTCCCGTGGGGTACCTGCTCGCCCTTTACCATTGGGGTTTATACGGGGTACTTCTAGGAACAAACTCCCTTTACTTTCCGCTGGCGTTTAGGCCAGTCCCCAGCTTTGAAGGCATGTTTTCAAGCGCTGGTTTTTATGAGATATCTTCTTACACCGTCATCGCAACGTCGACCTTTAGCGTCCGCTTGACTGGACAGGGGACAGGCTTTCTCCAAACTTTAAGTTTTCAGGATCGCATAGGGTTAACGACAGGGTTTATTATGCTGTTCCTCTCCAATCTATACGAGGCTTGGAATATTTAAAGGCGTTAAAAATGGTGGATGTTCTTCTAGTGCAGCCTCCGCTACCTCCCCCCATGAACGCGTACGTTAACGATGTGGTTTTAACCCCACCATTGGGGCTATGCTATATAGCTTCATGCCTACGAGAAGAGTTTGAAGTCGAAATCCTCGACTCCGCGATCCTAAATCTTAAACCCCAAGAGGTTAAAGATAGGATAAGGAAGCTCTCTCCTAAAGTTGTCGGCATTTCGACAAGCACTCACACATACAAGAACGCTTTATCGATCGCTGAAATCGTCAAGGAAAACACGGGAGCCTACACCGTTCTCGGAGGACCACACGTAACCTTCACGGCGAAAGAAGCTTTGAAACACGATGAAGTGGACTTCGTGATCAGGAATGAAGGGGAGATCACCATGCTGGAGCTATGCCGAGCCCTAGTTAAAAAAGAAGGCTTGATCGAGGCGGTTAAAGGAGTTTCCTACCGTAAAGACGGAGAGCCGTTTGATAATCCCCCTAGACCGCTGATATGTGAGTTAGATTCGCTACCATTCCCAGCCCGGGAGCTCACCCCCCTACACTTGTATAAGATTCCCGCTTCGATCGTTACCAGCCGTGGCTGTCCATCCAGCTGCATCTTCTGCGCGGCTAAGGCCATGTCCGGCGGAGTCTACAGGGTTAGAAGCCCCGGCAATGTGGTTGAGGAAGTAAAGCAAATATACGAAAGGATTAACCCACCATTCCTGTTCGTGGCCGACGACACCTTCACAGTGTTCGAGGAGAGAACCAAGCAGATATGTAGAGGGCTTAAGGAGCTGGGTGTAAGATGGGTTTGTGAGTCGAGGGTAAACACCGTGAATAAGAGGCTTATAAGCCTCATGTCTCAGTCCGGTTGCTTCGCGATTCAATTCGGCGTTGAATCCGGCTCCCAGAAAATACTGGACTCTATCAAGAAGGGAATCACCTTAAATCAGGTTAAAAAGGTGGTGCAGTGGTGCGTGGAGGAGGGCGTACAGCCCGTTTGCAGCTTCATGGTGCCGCATCCTGAGGACGACTGGAGCACCATAACGGAGACGGAGAATTTAATGAATGAGTTGAAGAAGAAGGGAGCTCAGATCTACGTTTCCCTGACGACGCCTTTTCCAGGAACAACCCTATACGCCCACGCTGAGGAGCTTGGAATAGTTTTCCTCACCGACGACACGGATGAGTATAATTTAGCTACCCCTGTGATAAGGACTAGGCATCTCTCAGTGGAGGATATAGAAAGAGCTTTTGACCGGTTGGCAGCAATATCTAAAGAAACAATTCCAGCCGAAATACCCCAAGCCAAGCCGCCTTTCCAGGCACAGTGATCGCCCTTCAAAAACAGCCTAACAGTTTCAAACCATTATCATAATGCATCGATGCCTAACTATCACCAGCGCAACCTTCAGGCGTCGCCCGCAGCCTCCCTTTCATTTCTCACCTTTTGAGAATATAAGTAACGTTTTTCCGACTTGTTATCAAAAGGTTCAGGGGACTTATTTCTCCACTTTCACTGAGAGAAAAAGGATTTTTAAGCCGCGTATGAGGAGTTATAAGCGAGGGATCTTGGCGGCTAAGGATGTTGAAAGACCTAGAAAGCCGAAGCTTCCGAAAAAGAGGCTGCTTAAGAGGGCGCTTGAAAGATGAGCTCAGTCTTTTATCCCTAAGCAAGACGGTGAAATTAAAATCATCATCTCTAGTGATGTTCACATAGGCTCCTTTATTAAACCTCTATTTTCTCATTCTCCTCCTAGATCGTTCGTCGATTGTTGGTTTGCCATAAAAGTATTTTTCCTTGAAGGTCTCGCTGCGGAGCCAGGTTTAACAGGCGTCATAAGTTCCCTTTTTCAAATAAATTGGCCATGAGCATGCACATCAGTAAGGCCATCACACCCTTTCTAGAGGGCTGATATGAAACGTTTCGAGGGTTAAACCTAATTCTGGAAATCAATCCCTCTTTACACATTGTTTTTAAATGATCGTTAAGTATCTTCCGATTCACTCGCATACGCCTTATCATGTCGCTGAAACGGCATTCCCTAGCCTCAGCTAAGTGACATAACATTTTAACCCTAGTCGCGTTGGCTAAAACCCGGTGTAAAGTAGCCACCTCGTCTAGACATTCATCCAACTTTACCGGTTGATGAAGCCCATGGATGCTCCATTCATCCACGACCATTTCAAGTAAAGTTTTTTCCCCATCCATCAACTTAAAACTTAGCTTCAAGGCTGACCTAGTTCAATGATAGCCTAGACCCTAAAGAACTTTACCCAAGAATCGAGGTAGCACAATTTAACTGAACTAACATGTCAACCCATTTCACTTGACGCCGCAGGTATACGTATCCTTAAACGGTCGATTAAAACATCTTTTATATTCAATCGAATGAAGAAGGCCACTACCTGAACACAGCGGCTAAGGAGTAATCCTAGACCAAGGAGACGAAGGGCAAATATTTGTTACGTCTAACGCATAGGAATGCATATCCGTTGCTGCCAATATATTGATGACTACTATGCTACATTGTTTACCTTAACGCAAATGAGGGGAGGACAATTTAACGATATTCGTAGGTCTCGTTCGGCTTTAAAACCTTGATCTTCACGTTAGGCGCGTATTTTTTGGCCTCCTCCTCGAATTGTTTTGTGTCTTGAACCAGAACGGGGAATGTTTTATAGTGCATCGGTATCGCGACTTCAGGCTCCAAAAGCTTCAACGCGTAAGCGGCCTCGGTGGGGCCCATTACGTAATGGCCTCCAATGGGGAGCATTACGAGGCTTGGACGGTAGAGCTCCTTAATCAACTTCATGTCGCCGAACACCGCGGTGTCCCCCGTGTGGTAGAGTCTTCTCTCTTCAGCTTCGATGACGTAGCCTACGGGGAGACCTTTCACACTAGTATGGAAGGCTGGGACCATCGCTACTCTAACGCCTTCAACTTGAACGAAGGCTCCCAAGCTCATCGAGACCTTCTTCACTTCCCCAAGGTCCTTAGAGAGCTCTGGAACGGAAACGATGGTAGCGTTGGTTTTCCTAGCGATTTCCACGCTGTCCCCTAGGTGGTCATAGTGGTCATGGGTCACCAATATCAAATCCGCTTTCTTCACATCAGAAGGCTTGACAGGGGACTCAGGGTTACCAGTCAAATAAGGGTCGATGTATATTACCTTACCCCCGGCTGAGATCTCAAAGGCGGCGTGACCGAGGTATCGGATCTTCAGCATTCAACCACCGAATGTTTTCTTCTCGTAATCGCTTAAAAAACTGATGTCTCTAACACTACTCGCCAACCTAAACTCTTCTGATTCGATTGAAATTTCAGAATTATTCGAAGCCCCTATTTTAGATGAGTTTTTCCTTTCATTAATCTTTTATATATGTTGAATGAGTTACTGAGAATTGGTGTATTTAATGGCCGAAATGAAGGGCAGGGTTTTTAACCCAAAGGATTTAGAGTCCTTGGTCTTCAAGTGGGGCACCCAGCAATGGGTTATCGGAGACCGCTTCAGCCTAGGTTTAACAGTTATTCCCCCTAGCACAGCCCATGAACGGCACAGCCACCCCGGTGTGGAGGAAATGTTCTACATCATCTCAGGGGAAATGGAGGTAATCTTCTACTACGGTGATAAGCAAGAAAAATTCTACGCCGGACCTGGATCCTACGTTCACATCCCAGCTGGAGTGGAGCACTCTGGCGGAGGCAACAGCGTGGAGCCAGTTAGATTCCTAGTAATCTACAGCCCACCTGGACCTGAAACATATCAGCTTAAAAACGACCCGGAGTGCACAGTCCTTCCACCTGGAAAACTGCCCGCGTATCACTGCAAGTAAACGTAAATAAACTTCAAATCTCCACGCTTTCAACCAAGATTTCATGATGTTGGCTTTAGCTGGATAAAAAAGGACCTTTTTTTCTTTCCTTTTTTGACCTCAAGATTACG encodes the following:
- a CDS encoding cupin domain-containing protein — protein: MAEMKGRVFNPKDLESLVFKWGTQQWVIGDRFSLGLTVIPPSTAHERHSHPGVEEMFYIISGEMEVIFYYGDKQEKFYAGPGSYVHIPAGVEHSGGGNSVEPVRFLVIYSPPGPETYQLKNDPECTVLPPGKLPAYHCK
- a CDS encoding elongation factor 1-beta, with product MGEMLTSIKILPSDVEVNLEELKENVKKALPPTVKLFKVAEEPIAFGLTALIAHIITPEDESDIIERVESLLRSIRDVGEVQIVNMTRL
- a CDS encoding CDC48 family AAA ATPase, whose protein sequence is MSKEVQLRVADAKQRDVGHGKVRIDAATMKKLLINAGDFVEVRGKKKTVAIAWPAYAEDQDQEIIRMDGLLRRNAGVALNEYVTVRKADVSEALSITFAPTDVRLNVDDEFISFVHRRFMDMPFVEGDMAMLSIFGSAIPLIVVRARPRGPIKIGSNTKIQVLSEPTPEKKGIPMVTYEDIGGLREEIQRIREMVELPLRHPELFQRLGIEPPRGVFLFGPPGCGKTLLAKAVANESDANFYVISGPEIMSKFYGESEARLREIFQKAQETAPSIIFIDEMDAIAPKREEVTGEVERRVVAQLLSLMDGIGSRGNIIVIGATNRPNAIDPALRRPGRFDREIEIGVPDKQGRYEILQIHTRSMPLNGDVDLKKLSEITHGYTGADLAALCREAAMKALRRYLPEINLEEERIPPPILEKMVVKMSDFTAAYRDVTPTAMREVYVEVPSVKWTDVGGLEEVKQELREAVELPIKKPEAFKRLGITPPKGILLYGPPGCGKTLLARAIATESEANFISIKGPEIFSKWVGESEKAVREVFRKGRTAAPSIIFFDEIDAIVPRRGMGYGDSGATERVISQLLTEMDGIESLENVVVIAATNRPDILDPAILRPGRIDRLIYVPPPDFKSLLNIYKIHTKNMPLSKNVDLEDLARMSAGFSGADVEALCREAALNALRRNLEAGEVTLEDFKKAMEKVKPSITPDMENWYQGFEKRFKVKAAPQLRIS
- a CDS encoding zinc finger domain-containing protein, with translation MSEAKTVRMPACNWCGRLILPDEEAVKFPCPSCGEVVIWRCEKCRSFGRPYKCPKCGFTGP
- a CDS encoding metal-dependent hydrolase — protein: MLKIRYLGHAAFEISAGGKVIYIDPYLTGNPESPVKPSDVKKADLILVTHDHYDHLGDSVEIARKTNATIVSVPELSKDLGEVKKVSMSLGAFVQVEGVRVAMVPAFHTSVKGLPVGYVIEAEERRLYHTGDTAVFGDMKLIKELYRPSLVMLPIGGHYVMGPTEAAYALKLLEPEVAIPMHYKTFPVLVQDTKQFEEEAKKYAPNVKIKVLKPNETYEYR
- a CDS encoding radical SAM protein; the encoded protein is MDVLLVQPPLPPPMNAYVNDVVLTPPLGLCYIASCLREEFEVEILDSAILNLKPQEVKDRIRKLSPKVVGISTSTHTYKNALSIAEIVKENTGAYTVLGGPHVTFTAKEALKHDEVDFVIRNEGEITMLELCRALVKKEGLIEAVKGVSYRKDGEPFDNPPRPLICELDSLPFPARELTPLHLYKIPASIVTSRGCPSSCIFCAAKAMSGGVYRVRSPGNVVEEVKQIYERINPPFLFVADDTFTVFEERTKQICRGLKELGVRWVCESRVNTVNKRLISLMSQSGCFAIQFGVESGSQKILDSIKKGITLNQVKKVVQWCVEEGVQPVCSFMVPHPEDDWSTITETENLMNELKKKGAQIYVSLTTPFPGTTLYAHAEELGIVFLTDDTDEYNLATPVIRTRHLSVEDIERAFDRLAAISKETIPAEIPQAKPPFQAQ
- a CDS encoding ArsR family transcriptional regulator, with amino-acid sequence MDGEKTLLEMVVDEWSIHGLHQPVKLDECLDEVATLHRVLANATRVKMLCHLAEARECRFSDMIRRMRVNRKILNDHLKTMCKEGLISRIRFNPRNVSYQPSRKGVMALLMCMLMANLFEKGNL